One Ranitomeya variabilis isolate aRanVar5 chromosome 5, aRanVar5.hap1, whole genome shotgun sequence DNA window includes the following coding sequences:
- the LOC143774029 gene encoding E3 ubiquitin/ISG15 ligase TRIM25-like, with translation MASIDLRDELLCSICLSTFKDPVTLRCGHNFCRVCIGRVLDTQDGSGVYSCPECRKRFRVRPALMRNINLHNVAERFLITQQEQEEITGICCTYCVDSPVPAVRSCLHCEASLCDKHLRAHSKSAEHVLSDPSTSLEKRKCSVHKKILEYYCSEDAACICVYCSAGEHRGHQVEILEEASEKKKRKLRNVLQKLITKREETEERVGSLEERRRKAQEKAAGEAERVTALCTDIRRRVDDLEKKVLSEISRKEKEESLSLSALIHRLEIKKDELSRKMRHIEELCNMTDPLTVLQDPDTGDLCDPEEEGGDEDAGGHDKQPHDGDDLDVAVISHTLHTLCDVISGIRSGIYVEDPADILWDVTTAGNNLLISDDLKTATWTLEKQKRPETAERFHNNNQVMSRRGFTSGRHYWDVESSRSGNWRVGMCYPSIVRRWWHSEIGDNNKSWSFWRFNNQYSVRHDSKVIRLPDKISSDRFRIYLDYEAGQLSFYELCDPIRHLHTFTATFSEPLHAVLYVCEGSIKILGGRSNWVKPS, from the coding sequence ATGGCATCTATTGATCTGAGAGACGAGCTGCTCTGCTCCATCTGTTTATCGACGTTTAAGGACCCTGTAacgctgagatgtggacacaacttctgccgggtctgtattggtcgtgtgctggatacacaggacgggtctggagtttattcctgtcctgaaTGCAGAAAAAGATTTCGGGTGCGGCCGGCACTGATGAGGAACATAAATCTCCATAATGTCGCAGAACGTTTCCTGATTACTCAGCAAGAACAAgaggagatcaccgggatctgctgcacttactgtgtggactctcctgtacctgctgttagatcctgtctacactgtgaggcttctctgtgtgataaacacctgagagctcacagcaagtcagcagaacacgtcttatctgatcccagcacttctctggagaaaaggaaatgttctgtccataagaagatcctggaatattactgcaGTGAGGACGCTGCTTGTATCTGTGTCTATTGTTCAGCAGGAGAACATCGAGGACATCAGGTGGAGATTCTGGAAGAGGCCTCTGAGAAGAAGAAGAGGAAACTGAGAAATGTCCTCCAGAAACTGATCACAAAGAGAGAGGAGACTGAGGAAAGAGTCGGGAGTctggaggagcgcaggagaaaagctcaagaaaaagcagctggagaagccgagagagtcactgccctgtgtacagacatcagaagacgggtggacgacctggagaagaaggtcctgagtgagatctccaggaaggaaaaggaagagtcactgtcactgtctgctctgatccatcggctggaaataaagaaggacgagctgtccaggaagatgagacacattgaggagctgtgtaacatgacggatccactgactgtcttacaggatccagacaccggtgacttgtgtgatcctgaggaggagggaggtgatgaggacgcaggaggacatgataaacagccccatgatggagatgacctggatgtggctgtgatctcacacacattacacacattatgtGACGTAATATCAGGTATAAGGAGCGGGATCTATGTGGAGGATCCTGCAGACATATTATGGGATGTAACCACAGCTGGTAATAAtctccttatatcagacgacctgaaaactgcAACCTGGACACTAGAGAAGCAGAAAcgtccagaaacagcagagagattccaCAATAATAATCAGGTGATGAGCAGGAGaggatttacctcaggacgacattactgggatgtggagagCAGTAGATCAGGGAATTGGAGGGTGGGGATGTGTTATCCCAGTATAGTCAGGAGGTGGTGGCACTCAGAGATTGGAGATAATAACAAGTCCTGGAGTTTCTGGAGATTTAATAATCAGTATTCAGTGAGACATGACAGTAAAGTGATCCGGTTACCTGACAAGATCTCCAGTGATAGATTCAGGATAtatctggattatgaggccgggcagttgtccttttatgagctgtgtgaccccatcagacacttacacaccttcactgccaccTTCTCCGAGCCCCTTCATGCTGTATTATATGTATGTGAAGGTTCTATAAAGATATTAGGGGGAAGAAGTAACTGGGTGAAACCATCATAA